A part of Myxococcales bacterium genomic DNA contains:
- a CDS encoding serine hydroxymethyltransferase produces the protein MPFYDQEIFDLISLEKKRQLHCLSLIASENIVSQEVRQAVGSELTNKYAEGYPGKRYYGGCDIHDQIESLAIVRAQKLFSAEHVNVQPHSGSNANMAALFTLAQHGDSILAMDLNHGGHLTHGSRVNFSGKWFNIVGYGVRRDDQHIDYEMVQKLAFEHKPKVIIAGASAYSRTIDFERFRSIADEVGAAFLVDMAHIAGLIATGLHPSPFPHADIVTTTTHKTLRGPRGGMILCKESYAKKVNSWVFPGLQGGPLMHEIAGKAVCFKEALLPSFADYQKQVVANCQRLAEIFLSAGIKLVSGGTDNHLLLLDVTSLGLNGQEAEAALDEIGIVANKNKIPFDEKPATITSGLRLGTASITTRGMGLREIDEIGQIILDRLRNNANSKLLKDKVEKLASKFVA, from the coding sequence ATGCCTTTTTACGACCAGGAAATATTTGATTTAATAAGCCTTGAAAAAAAACGTCAGCTTCATTGTCTCTCTCTTATTGCAAGTGAAAATATAGTCTCTCAAGAGGTGCGCCAAGCAGTTGGTAGCGAATTGACCAATAAATATGCGGAAGGCTATCCGGGTAAACGCTATTATGGTGGATGTGACATCCATGATCAGATTGAGAGTTTAGCGATTGTTCGTGCTCAAAAATTATTTTCTGCTGAGCATGTCAACGTACAGCCCCATTCAGGATCAAATGCCAATATGGCAGCTTTGTTTACTCTGGCACAACATGGCGATTCGATTTTGGCAATGGATCTCAACCACGGCGGGCATCTCACTCATGGGTCAAGAGTAAATTTTTCAGGCAAGTGGTTTAATATTGTTGGCTATGGAGTAAGACGCGATGACCAGCATATCGATTATGAAATGGTGCAAAAACTCGCGTTTGAACATAAACCAAAGGTAATTATTGCAGGTGCATCAGCCTATAGTAGAACTATTGATTTTGAGCGTTTTCGCAGCATAGCCGATGAAGTAGGGGCAGCATTTTTGGTGGATATGGCTCATATTGCAGGTCTTATTGCTACAGGTCTGCACCCATCACCTTTTCCCCACGCTGATATTGTCACAACTACAACTCACAAGACCCTACGAGGCCCTCGTGGTGGCATGATTTTGTGCAAGGAAAGCTATGCCAAAAAAGTAAATAGTTGGGTGTTTCCCGGTTTGCAGGGAGGGCCGTTAATGCATGAAATTGCAGGTAAAGCCGTGTGCTTCAAAGAGGCCTTATTGCCAAGTTTTGCAGATTATCAAAAACAAGTGGTGGCAAACTGTCAGCGCCTTGCCGAAATTTTTTTAAGTGCTGGCATTAAACTTGTTTCTGGTGGCACTGATAATCATTTGCTTTTGCTTGATGTAACAAGCCTTGGACTTAATGGTCAAGAGGCGGAAGCAGCGCTCGATGAAATCGGCATTGTTGCTAACAAGAATAAGATCCCTTTTGATGAAAAACCTGCCACTATTACCAGTGGGCTCCGTTTGGGTACCGCATCTATTACGACGAGAGGAATGGGTCTAAGAGAAATAGATGAGATTGGGCAGATTATTCTGGATCGACTGAGGAACAATGCCAACAGCAAATTATTGAAGGATAAAGTCGAAAAGCTTGCCTCTAAGTTTGTGGCCTAA
- a CDS encoding aspartate carbamoyltransferase catalytic subunit: MKRRLVSIDDLSMSDISRLFFELRYKQDACRLPRAPIVMIYFLESSTRTHISFEMAAAKLGAKVISFNSSTSSLNKGESWFESLLTLDAMGPDVIITRTPFLLEENTVEQIQAAIINGGDGCNEHPTQALLDCYTLLEHFDCEDLDGKNILIVGDILHSRVAHSNIKLFQKFKAKLSLLAPPIFSKEMYGCKHYSSFSDVDHKKFDAVMVLRIQKERLEREIGMSDQDYFWHFGMSEERFSKMADHCVLLHPGPMNNKVEIDGNLRGHIRSLISKQVENGVLVRKKLLEQFFI; encoded by the coding sequence ATGAAGCGACGATTAGTAAGTATCGACGATCTATCAATGAGCGACATTAGTCGCCTTTTTTTTGAGCTGAGATACAAACAGGATGCTTGCAGGCTTCCTCGTGCTCCTATAGTGATGATCTATTTTTTAGAGTCATCCACTCGAACTCATATAAGTTTTGAGATGGCAGCCGCAAAATTGGGTGCGAAAGTAATCAGTTTCAATTCATCGACATCGTCTCTTAATAAAGGCGAAAGCTGGTTTGAAAGTTTATTGACACTTGATGCTATGGGGCCAGACGTAATTATTACCCGGACTCCGTTTTTGTTGGAGGAAAACACGGTTGAGCAAATTCAGGCAGCGATCATCAATGGGGGCGATGGGTGTAATGAACATCCTACGCAAGCTTTACTTGATTGTTATACATTGCTTGAGCACTTTGATTGTGAGGATTTGGATGGAAAAAATATTTTGATTGTGGGAGATATCCTGCACAGTCGAGTAGCTCATTCAAATATCAAACTTTTTCAAAAGTTTAAAGCCAAACTAAGCCTGCTTGCTCCGCCGATTTTTTCTAAGGAAATGTACGGATGCAAACACTATTCAAGTTTTAGTGATGTGGATCACAAAAAATTTGATGCTGTTATGGTGCTTAGAATTCAAAAAGAACGACTAGAGCGTGAGATCGGTATGAGTGATCAAGATTATTTTTGGCATTTTGGAATGAGCGAAGAACGGTTCTCAAAAATGGCTGATCATTGTGTGTTACTTCATCCCGGACCTATGAATAACAAAGTAGAAATAGATGGAAATCTACGAGGACATATCCGCTCATTGATCTCTAAACAGGTTGAAAATGGAGTTTTGGTGCGAAAGAAATTGCTAGAACAATTTTTTATCTAA
- the carA gene encoding glutamine-hydrolyzing carbamoyl-phosphate synthase small subunit, translating into MKNPGYLVLADGTIFNGTISGELAKISGEVVFSTAMTGYAEILSDPSFFGQIVVLANPEIGNYGVNLNDIQSCGVKVRALVVKKLSSRASSFRSHMTLSDWLMREKIPIIEGIDTRALIAHIREKGAMMGIVTHKKDSCLEALVEEVKNLPPMANTRLSPMVSVKTATHVAENLLSIDDQPIKGSDKKFKVVVLDFGIKKELIRYLEHVGCSIILLPSDARIEEIWAHQPDGIFLSNGPGDPHTETIAVNTVRALLAKIPIFGVCMGHQVLAQALGMQTYKLKFGHRGSNQSVKLSDGSVIMTAQNHGFAVKVGEAPSYSDINLSDGSNEGIDRPNYFAFSVQFHPEGAPGPKDALNSFTKFTRYMEQWKKKTLSDSCPSAKNNVSFRDCEFVEDRDQSRA; encoded by the coding sequence ATGAAAAATCCAGGTTATTTAGTTCTGGCAGACGGAACTATTTTTAATGGAACAATTAGCGGGGAGTTAGCAAAAATATCAGGAGAAGTAGTATTTTCCACTGCAATGACTGGCTATGCAGAAATTTTAAGTGACCCATCTTTCTTTGGACAAATTGTAGTATTAGCGAATCCGGAGATTGGTAACTATGGAGTCAACCTCAACGATATTCAATCTTGTGGAGTCAAGGTCAGAGCGCTTGTAGTAAAAAAATTATCGAGCCGAGCCTCATCATTTCGTTCTCATATGACCTTATCTGACTGGCTTATGCGCGAGAAGATTCCAATTATTGAAGGGATCGATACAAGGGCATTAATCGCGCACATTAGAGAGAAAGGCGCCATGATGGGTATAGTGACCCATAAAAAAGATTCCTGCCTAGAGGCATTAGTAGAAGAGGTAAAGAATTTGCCTCCTATGGCTAACACCCGACTTTCACCCATGGTGTCGGTAAAAACCGCTACCCATGTGGCTGAAAATTTATTGAGTATTGACGATCAACCCATTAAAGGTAGTGACAAAAAGTTTAAGGTTGTTGTTTTAGATTTTGGCATCAAAAAGGAATTAATTCGCTATTTAGAGCATGTTGGATGCTCAATTATTTTATTGCCCTCTGATGCGCGTATTGAAGAAATATGGGCTCATCAACCAGACGGAATATTTTTAAGCAATGGACCCGGCGATCCGCATACAGAGACCATAGCAGTAAATACGGTCAGGGCATTACTTGCTAAAATTCCAATTTTCGGTGTTTGCATGGGGCATCAAGTATTAGCTCAAGCATTGGGAATGCAGACATATAAACTCAAGTTTGGTCACCGTGGAAGCAATCAGTCGGTAAAATTAAGCGATGGCTCTGTTATTATGACTGCGCAAAATCATGGTTTTGCTGTGAAAGTTGGTGAAGCTCCATCATATTCAGACATCAATTTGTCTGATGGAAGTAATGAAGGAATTGATCGCCCAAATTACTTTGCTTTTTCTGTTCAATTTCATCCTGAGGGAGCACCTGGTCCTAAAGATGCCCTAAATTCTTTTACAAAATTTACTCGCTACATGGAACAATGGAAGAAAAAGACGCTATCTGATAGTTGTCCTTCGGCAAAAAACAATGTTTCTTTTAGGGATTGTGAATTTGTTGAAGATCGGGACCAAAGTCGCGCATAG
- a CDS encoding protein kinase, with protein sequence MAEIYLAQPVGDEETLVVLKRLKNNFLAHDKAIRLFFAESRLITQMSHPYIVRGFEFISENENKFIVMEYIVGRSVRHFAYQDLNFDFRMHLALVVGIEVSEALIYAYNFKGEDGQQLRLVHKDISPQNIIVSSKGCIKIIDFGVAQTSLHQGENDEILHGNLFFMSPEQQRGEQLSQASDVYSLALVMLEVLSGKKCCGYDENQVLPAFLLKDENGQKLFNLLKKALAHEVSNRIDECEKFVKHLYKIKKTLGIDEKNILKQSLYHSLVQQKDEKNIFVLLKSRIRKIALFTAALFAAVFVFFVFVDGLLREKSFIVSPVVQYTPFKPIEKNKFSSFKNSNLRATGKLKVLVHPWTEVYIDEEFLGITPMSDIYLPPGDYIVRLQNHNYSSIALRKVRIYAERESELVHNF encoded by the coding sequence ATGGCAGAGATTTATTTGGCCCAACCTGTTGGTGATGAAGAAACGCTGGTTGTGTTAAAGCGCTTAAAAAATAATTTTTTGGCTCATGATAAGGCTATCAGATTATTTTTTGCCGAGTCTAGGTTGATCACACAAATGAGTCACCCGTACATCGTTCGCGGTTTTGAATTTATAAGCGAAAATGAAAATAAATTTATTGTTATGGAGTACATCGTTGGAAGGTCTGTCCGACATTTTGCTTATCAAGATCTAAATTTTGATTTTCGCATGCATCTCGCTTTGGTTGTGGGGATAGAAGTCTCTGAAGCGCTTATCTATGCTTATAATTTTAAAGGGGAAGACGGACAACAACTCAGGCTCGTACACAAAGATATTTCACCACAAAATATTATTGTTTCAAGCAAGGGCTGTATTAAGATAATTGATTTCGGAGTAGCGCAAACAAGTTTACACCAAGGCGAAAACGATGAAATATTGCACGGCAATTTATTTTTTATGTCGCCGGAACAGCAAAGGGGAGAGCAACTCTCTCAAGCAAGTGATGTTTATTCCCTCGCGTTGGTTATGCTTGAGGTGTTGAGCGGAAAAAAATGTTGCGGCTATGATGAAAACCAAGTGTTACCAGCTTTCTTATTAAAAGATGAAAATGGTCAAAAGCTTTTTAACCTTTTAAAAAAAGCTCTCGCCCACGAAGTTAGCAATAGAATTGATGAATGTGAGAAATTTGTTAAGCACTTATACAAGATAAAAAAAACTCTAGGGATTGATGAAAAAAACATACTAAAGCAATCTCTGTACCACTCTTTGGTGCAACAGAAAGATGAAAAGAATATATTTGTTTTGCTAAAAAGTAGGATAAGAAAAATTGCGTTATTTACTGCGGCATTATTTGCAGCGGTCTTTGTTTTTTTTGTCTTTGTTGATGGTTTGCTTAGAGAAAAATCCTTCATCGTGAGTCCAGTAGTGCAATATACGCCTTTTAAACCGATTGAAAAAAATAAATTCAGTTCATTTAAAAACTCCAATTTGCGAGCAACGGGGAAATTAAAGGTGTTGGTGCATCCATGGACTGAAGTCTATATCGATGAAGAATTTTTAGGAATAACTCCAATGAGTGATATATATCTGCCGCCAGGGGATTATATTGTTCGATTGCAAAACCACAATTATTCATCCATTGCACTTCGCAAGGTTAGGATTTACGCCGAAAGAGAAAGCGAGCTTGTTCATAATTTTTAA
- a CDS encoding adenylosuccinate synthase, with translation MKTVKSGYGIVVVGGQWGDEGKGRIVDILAQDCDITVRFHGGNNAGHSLHFENKSIVLHVIPCGIVRSRNVSVIANGVVIDPEVLLKEIDHLKSIGIECSPDNLKISVHAHVILPWHKMLDQKREAETNAFLGTTKRGIGPCYEDKIARIGLRIQDLVQPQHLNFKLKRLFEHHGVSHSDSLKQCYEQLLFYGEKLRAFMCDSGEYIEKALKQGARVLFEGAQGALLDVDHGSYPFVTSSNCVAGQASVGSGIGPKWLQEVLMVSKVYCTRVGEGPFLSELDQKNQEIFRQVGNEFGATTGRPRRCGWLDLPALRYASQINGATGIILTKLDVLSALGQVKVVSGYQGAGGEDLSFREAMDRVISGIEVKTIFKDFGTIEKMPHSVESFSALPFAARDLCEYIENFVGVPVVMLSYGKERGQEINLKENCNEKDIRRLTTAG, from the coding sequence ATGAAAACAGTAAAGTCAGGATATGGAATAGTAGTTGTAGGCGGACAGTGGGGAGATGAAGGAAAAGGGAGAATAGTCGACATCCTTGCTCAAGACTGTGATATTACTGTGCGATTTCATGGCGGAAATAATGCTGGCCACTCTCTTCATTTCGAAAATAAATCAATAGTTTTGCATGTGATTCCCTGTGGAATTGTAAGATCTCGCAATGTTTCGGTCATAGCTAATGGGGTAGTTATCGATCCAGAAGTACTTTTAAAGGAGATCGATCATTTAAAATCCATAGGTATAGAGTGCTCACCTGATAATCTTAAAATTTCTGTTCATGCTCATGTGATTTTGCCTTGGCACAAAATGCTCGATCAAAAACGGGAAGCTGAAACTAATGCATTTTTGGGTACTACAAAACGGGGAATAGGGCCTTGTTATGAAGACAAGATTGCTCGCATTGGTTTGCGAATTCAAGATCTCGTACAACCGCAGCACCTCAATTTTAAACTCAAGCGTCTCTTCGAACACCATGGTGTTTCACATAGCGATTCGTTGAAGCAATGCTATGAACAGCTTCTTTTCTATGGAGAGAAACTCAGAGCTTTTATGTGTGATAGCGGTGAATACATTGAAAAAGCTCTAAAGCAGGGAGCAAGGGTCCTTTTTGAGGGAGCACAGGGGGCTTTATTGGATGTTGATCATGGAAGCTATCCATTTGTCACTTCCTCAAACTGTGTTGCAGGGCAGGCTTCTGTTGGAAGTGGCATCGGACCTAAATGGTTGCAAGAAGTATTGATGGTAAGCAAGGTATATTGCACGCGAGTGGGAGAAGGTCCATTTCTCAGCGAGCTCGATCAAAAAAATCAAGAAATATTTCGTCAAGTAGGAAATGAATTTGGTGCAACTACGGGTAGGCCCAGGAGGTGTGGATGGCTTGACCTCCCAGCCTTGCGTTATGCCTCACAGATCAATGGTGCTACTGGTATTATTTTAACAAAACTTGATGTCCTATCGGCCTTGGGGCAAGTCAAAGTAGTGAGCGGGTATCAGGGGGCAGGTGGTGAAGATCTTTCATTTCGTGAAGCGATGGATCGTGTGATCTCAGGTATTGAGGTAAAAACTATTTTTAAAGATTTTGGAACTATAGAAAAGATGCCTCACTCAGTGGAATCTTTTTCGGCCTTACCATTTGCTGCCCGCGATCTTTGCGAGTACATAGAGAATTTTGTCGGAGTGCCTGTTGTAATGCTTTCATATGGCAAGGAACGAGGGCAAGAAATAAATTTAAAAGAAAATTGTAATGAAAAAGACATTAGGAGATTGACAACTGCTGGTTAA
- the secE gene encoding preprotein translocase subunit SecE: MRAKSTWVFVFFLLSSLVVAVALNYAASDMFSWFQINNTAVLGDSFRLSTLVAVGLALLLGVFFGVFSSKSRNYVEQCVAEFNKVAWPEWKETKLATFTVVVVSLVASVILGVFDSFFSWWTNNNLFIW; this comes from the coding sequence ATGCGAGCGAAAAGCACCTGGGTATTTGTATTTTTCCTTTTGAGTTCATTAGTTGTTGCGGTAGCCCTTAATTATGCTGCCAGCGACATGTTTTCTTGGTTTCAGATTAATAATACCGCTGTTTTAGGTGATAGCTTTAGATTGAGCACGCTGGTGGCGGTGGGTCTTGCTTTATTGTTGGGCGTCTTTTTTGGGGTGTTTTCCTCAAAGTCTCGAAACTATGTGGAACAATGTGTTGCTGAATTTAACAAAGTGGCTTGGCCGGAATGGAAAGAAACTAAGCTTGCTACTTTTACAGTGGTGGTTGTTTCATTGGTTGCGTCAGTGATTCTTGGTGTGTTTGATAGCTTTTTTTCATGGTGGACAAATAATAACCTCTTTATCTGGTAG
- the nusG gene encoding transcription termination/antitermination factor NusG yields the protein MKWYVVHTHSGMENKAKKSLQERIVQYGFEDKFGEILVPTETIEHVKNNVRRVQSRKCLPGYMIVQMELSAETSQLVRGTSKIAGFVGGSKMPSPITRAEAERMMQLSKGIKTTVVTLEFSEGENVKVTDGPFANFQGTIEEVKPEKKKLRVLVSIFGRSTPVELDFNQVEKIG from the coding sequence ATGAAATGGTATGTTGTTCATACGCACTCTGGTATGGAAAATAAAGCCAAAAAGTCTTTGCAAGAGCGAATTGTTCAATATGGGTTTGAAGATAAATTTGGCGAAATTTTGGTGCCAACAGAAACCATAGAGCATGTAAAAAATAATGTACGCAGGGTTCAAAGTCGTAAATGTCTTCCAGGCTACATGATCGTCCAGATGGAGCTTAGTGCCGAGACAAGTCAGCTTGTGCGTGGAACTTCCAAAATAGCGGGTTTCGTAGGGGGAAGTAAGATGCCTTCTCCTATTACTCGTGCTGAAGCCGAGCGCATGATGCAATTGTCAAAAGGGATAAAAACAACTGTGGTGACGTTGGAGTTTTCTGAAGGCGAAAACGTTAAGGTTACAGATGGCCCATTTGCAAATTTCCAAGGTACGATTGAAGAAGTTAAGCCCGAGAAGAAGAAATTGAGAGTGTTGGTTTCTATATTTGGCCGTTCAACTCCGGTTGAGCTTGATTTCAATCAAGTTGAAAAAATAGGTTGA
- the rplK gene encoding 50S ribosomal protein L11, giving the protein MAKKATAFIKLQIPAGKATPAPPVGPALGQHSLNIMAFCKEFNARTQDQGNMLIPVVITAYQDKSFTFVTKVPPASTLIKKAAGLKLEKKPGAGAKNPGKEKVGKLTQQQLEEIAKTKMADLNCYDVKAGAKIIAGTARSMGIEIVG; this is encoded by the coding sequence ATGGCTAAAAAAGCTACAGCGTTTATTAAGTTACAAATTCCTGCTGGTAAAGCAACTCCAGCGCCACCAGTGGGACCCGCGTTAGGTCAGCATTCCCTGAATATCATGGCTTTTTGCAAGGAGTTTAATGCAAGAACGCAAGACCAGGGTAACATGTTGATTCCGGTTGTGATTACAGCCTATCAAGATAAATCTTTTACTTTTGTTACCAAGGTTCCTCCTGCTTCTACTTTGATCAAGAAAGCTGCTGGTCTCAAGCTTGAGAAAAAACCTGGTGCAGGTGCAAAAAATCCGGGTAAAGAGAAGGTCGGTAAACTTACTCAGCAACAGTTGGAAGAAATTGCCAAAACCAAGATGGCGGATCTTAATTGTTATGATGTCAAGGCTGGGGCAAAAATTATCGCTGGTACAGCACGCTCGATGGGTATTGAGATTGTCGGTTAA
- a CDS encoding 50S ribosomal protein L1 yields MSKRGKNYINAHKKVNHDQRYGLEDGCAVLKETKRAKFDESADVAINLGVDPRHADQMVRGAVVLPHGTGKTVRVAVFAKGPKAEEAKNAGADLVGAEDLAAKIEGGFLDFDRVIAEPSMMAVVGKLGRVLGPRGLMPNPKVGTVTVDIGRAVEEAKGGKIEFRVDKTGTLHAPFGRASFAKEKLHENLKALLESVQRARPHSVKGQYMQKIVISLTMGPGVKLDVQQIAALLA; encoded by the coding sequence ATGTCAAAACGTGGAAAAAATTATATTAATGCGCACAAAAAAGTTAACCATGATCAACGCTATGGTTTAGAAGATGGGTGTGCAGTTCTTAAAGAGACTAAACGTGCAAAGTTCGATGAGTCTGCTGATGTTGCCATTAATCTCGGAGTAGATCCTCGACATGCCGATCAGATGGTTCGTGGTGCTGTTGTTTTGCCTCACGGAACAGGAAAGACCGTTCGTGTAGCAGTATTTGCTAAAGGCCCTAAAGCTGAAGAAGCAAAAAATGCTGGAGCCGACTTAGTTGGAGCCGAAGATCTGGCTGCAAAAATTGAAGGAGGATTTCTCGATTTTGATCGTGTGATTGCTGAACCTTCAATGATGGCTGTTGTTGGTAAGCTTGGAAGAGTATTGGGGCCTCGCGGTTTGATGCCAAACCCGAAAGTCGGTACCGTTACAGTTGATATCGGTCGTGCAGTTGAAGAAGCTAAAGGCGGTAAGATCGAATTTCGTGTTGATAAGACTGGTACATTGCATGCTCCTTTTGGCAGAGCTTCTTTTGCCAAAGAGAAATTACATGAAAATTTGAAGGCTTTGCTTGAGTCAGTGCAGAGAGCGCGTCCTCATAGTGTTAAAGGGCAATATATGCAAAAAATTGTTATCTCTTTAACTATGGGGCCAGGTGTAAAACTTGACGTTCAGCAAATCGCTGCGCTTCTTGCATAG
- a CDS encoding 50S ribosomal protein L10, which translates to MDKANKEQQISFVKDLVANAECLVLANIEGLNASQVAELRRGLHDEGVGLKVIKNKLARIAIADTNAKDLSNDFVGSTAIAWSNDNPVAPAKVLVKFEKEFEKLELKAGFSSDARIDAQGINALSKLPSLDELRAQLLGLFTSPASQLLGQINAVAANVVGVLQAKIDKDKDA; encoded by the coding sequence ATGGATAAAGCAAATAAAGAACAGCAGATATCTTTTGTGAAGGATCTGGTGGCGAACGCTGAGTGTTTAGTGCTTGCCAATATTGAAGGTTTGAACGCATCCCAAGTAGCAGAGCTGCGTCGTGGACTTCATGATGAAGGTGTTGGTCTCAAGGTTATCAAAAATAAACTTGCACGTATTGCTATCGCTGATACGAATGCCAAAGATCTGAGCAATGATTTTGTGGGTTCTACCGCAATAGCGTGGAGTAATGATAATCCAGTAGCTCCGGCAAAGGTTCTCGTTAAATTCGAGAAAGAATTTGAAAAGCTTGAATTGAAGGCAGGCTTTAGCTCTGATGCTCGTATTGATGCTCAAGGCATTAATGCTCTTTCAAAATTGCCGAGTTTGGACGAATTGCGTGCACAGTTGCTTGGACTGTTTACATCACCTGCTTCTCAGTTGCTTGGTCAAATTAATGCAGTGGCAGCTAATGTTGTCGGTGTGTTGCAAGCAAAGATTGATAAGGACAAAGACGCTTAA
- the rplL gene encoding 50S ribosomal protein L7/L12, translated as MADLEKLVEGLSSLTLMEAADLVKQLEDKWGVKAATGGGMMMAMAPGAGGGAAAAEEKTEFDVKLAAAGDKKIQVIKVVREITGLGLKEAKDLVDGAPSVVKEGIAKADAEAMKAKLEAEGAKVEIV; from the coding sequence ATGGCTGATTTAGAAAAACTAGTAGAAGGACTGTCATCACTTACCCTTATGGAAGCTGCTGACTTGGTTAAACAACTTGAAGACAAATGGGGCGTTAAGGCTGCTACCGGTGGTGGCATGATGATGGCTATGGCTCCAGGAGCTGGTGGTGGTGCTGCTGCTGCTGAAGAAAAAACTGAATTTGATGTGAAATTGGCTGCAGCTGGTGACAAGAAAATTCAGGTAATCAAAGTTGTTCGTGAAATCACTGGTCTTGGTTTGAAAGAAGCCAAAGACTTGGTAGATGGTGCTCCTAGCGTTGTTAAAGAAGGTATCGCTAAAGCAGATGCTGAAGCTATGAAAGCTAAGCTTGAAGCTGAAGGTGCTAAAGTAGAGATCGTCTAA
- the truB gene encoding tRNA pseudouridine(55) synthase TruB, whose product MEGILLVDKPVGPSSFDVVRAVQRLSKQKRIGHAGTLDPLASGLLVICLGRYTKFASFLTNTSKVYESIFTLGKSTTTDDAEGEIIEEKSIGHLSESDINDALMSFKGKIEQAPPQFSAIKINGQRAYKMARDNQEFEITPRSVELFELVLMAINLPQISIGVHCSKGTYIRALARDLGEKLGTGAFASQIRRIKSGNYCIEDALSLNDLDEESIAKTLKTGREAVGTLPIVELDEKNTLLAKHGKQLEINASFSDCFVGFFQSEPIAILKNENSAIKIVRGI is encoded by the coding sequence ATGGAAGGAATTTTATTAGTTGATAAACCTGTTGGGCCGTCTTCATTTGATGTTGTTCGCGCAGTGCAGCGCTTAAGCAAGCAAAAAAGAATAGGGCATGCTGGAACTCTCGATCCTTTGGCAAGCGGATTATTAGTTATATGCCTTGGACGATACACTAAATTTGCAAGCTTTCTGACCAATACAAGCAAAGTTTATGAATCTATTTTTACTTTGGGAAAATCCACTACCACCGATGATGCTGAGGGGGAAATAATAGAAGAAAAATCGATTGGGCATCTTAGTGAATCTGATATTAATGATGCATTGATGAGTTTTAAGGGAAAGATTGAGCAGGCACCTCCACAATTTTCTGCCATAAAAATCAATGGACAAAGAGCTTATAAAATGGCGCGCGATAATCAGGAATTTGAAATTACGCCACGTTCGGTTGAATTGTTTGAGCTTGTGCTGATGGCGATTAATTTGCCACAGATAAGCATTGGCGTGCATTGCTCTAAAGGAACCTATATTCGTGCTCTTGCTCGCGATTTGGGTGAGAAACTTGGGACTGGTGCATTTGCTTCGCAGATTAGGCGCATTAAATCAGGTAACTATTGCATTGAAGATGCACTCTCACTGAATGATCTTGATGAAGAGAGTATTGCCAAAACTCTTAAAACAGGAAGAGAAGCTGTTGGAACTTTGCCTATTGTAGAGCTGGATGAAAAAAACACACTCTTAGCTAAGCATGGAAAACAGCTAGAGATCAATGCTTCTTTTTCTGATTGTTTTGTAGGTTTTTTTCAATCAGAGCCCATAGCTATTTTAAAAAATGAAAATAGTGCAATAAAAATTGTGCGAGGAATCTAG